The following coding sequences lie in one Gadus macrocephalus chromosome 1, ASM3116895v1 genomic window:
- the LOC132461233 gene encoding THAP domain-containing protein 6-like has translation MLGREKCGRHLEVGNLEQVHGSHSVYSRNRMPGWCSAYSCSNERTVNNRNRGITFHKFPKDKDVRKKWEVALRRERFTASDYSVVCSQHFKQADFDRTGQIVRLRDGVIPSLFRFPVHLQKGRAASTSRRADESLSVASNDSPEMTTSHPQPQPNDDHGYALPASPTAVKAKVNEHLARVESLAREKKNAMSREKRAKTTVKGLLGDLRENNLINEELSEKLAFYSGKTKLAL, from the exons atgctgggacgcgagaaatgcGGCCGCCATCTTGAAGTGGGGAACCTGGAGCAGGTCCATGGCAGCCACAGCGTCtacagcagaaacaggatgccgggctggtGTTCAGCGTATTCTTGCTCAAATGAGCGGACCGTCaacaataggaatcgggggattacttttcacaa GTTTCCCAAAGACAAAGATGTGAGGAAGAAGTGGGAAGTGGCTTTGAGGAGAGAAAGATTCACTGCAAGTGATTATTCAGTTGTGtgcagtcaacattttaagcaGGCTGATTTTGACAGGACGGGTCAGATTGTCAGACTACGTGATGGTGTTATTCCATCCCTCTTCAGATTCCCGGTTCACCTCCAAAAG GGCAGGGCTGCTTCTACCTCCAGAAGAGCTGACGAAAGCCTGTCCGTGGCCTCTAACGATTCCCCAGAAATGACAACCTCCCACCCACAACCTCAGCCTAATGAT GATCATGGCTATGCCTTGCCTGCTTCTCCTACCGCTGTTAAGGCCAAAGTCAATGAACACCTGGCAAGAGTGGAAAGTCTGGCGCGAGAAAAGAAGAATGCCATGTCCAGAGAAAAGAGGGCAAAAACCACAGTGAAGGGTCTTTTGGGGGATTTAAGGGAAAATAACCTAATTAATGAAGAGCTCAGTGAGAAGCTTGCATTTTACTCAGGTAAGACAAAATTAGCACTTTGA
- the si:ch211-148l7.4 gene encoding zinc finger protein 135 has protein sequence MDGVPCRWNPTRAPESLHRCRPTTGTLSRLAKLVAHVEPKPDSHSRKQPLACHSFGGPECDQESPNMTEHSLHQESKHALPKPHKCVSCGNEFSLLSSLQHHMCATSPDELGLARADGASDPDGLQDKSPGHQPGFIDSVPYACASCGRGFSQKQALLQHQQAVCGEPSLLAGDGASTPPADSPQSASEAGSSQSDSSEPPVNRTFVQCLFCPRKARSGAGIHCHVRTCHPAESRAFLKHQQAGRSEPFVLAGDGASTPPTVSIAQCLFCPRTSRTGAGLHCHMRKCHAAELLASEQQRVRCRASKLPKLLGCRSCEMVFKSTAMLYLHRKEMHSRETAPRSERIPVIPKRRKQETYPCQVCGRVFLHHLSLRAHSKQHSASDVTAIPKQGRSAEANARQSKYTERQPKNLHHALLTKGKSGRKTETLDEETALRSSRNGCKVEEEVESDFPCPSCAKVFSLQSELRNHAELHQSTAHWRQCSVCLQEMDTSKGLGSKKRRLYHCVPCQQTFPALDTFLKHCQDHLRVRVEEDNIAEAFGFHSNKNRD, from the coding sequence ATGGATGGAGTCCCTTGCCGTTGGAACCCTACAAGAGCACCAGAGTCTTTACACCGCTGCCGGCCTACCACAGGCACCCTGTCCCGGCTGGCCAAACTGGTAGCACACGTGGAACCAAAACCAGACAGTCACTCTCGAAAGCAGCCCCTTGCATGCCACTCCTTCGGTGGTCCAGAATGTGACCAGGAATCCCCTAACATGACAGAACATTCGCTACATCAAGAGTCCAAACATGCGTTACCCAAGCCTCACAAATGTGTGTCCTGTGGGAATGAGTTCTCCCTTCTATCATCATTACAGCACCACATGTGTGCTACTTCTCCTGATGAACTGGGTTTGGCTCGTGCGGACGGAGCCTCTGATCCCGACGGTCTCCAGGACAAGTCGCCTGGCCACCAACCTGGCTTTATTGACAGTGTCCCGTACGCTTGTGCCTCGTGCGGCAGAGGCTTCAGCCAGAAGCAGGCTCTTCTCCAGCATCAGCAGGCTGTTTGTGGTGAACCATCTCTATTGGCTGGGGATGGTGCCAGCACCCCTCCCGCCGACTCACCCCAATCGGCTTCTGAGGCTGGCTCGAGCCAGTCTGATAGTTCAGAGCCTCCAGTAAATCGCACATTTGTCCAATGTTTATTCTGTCCTAGAAAAGCACGCTCAGGAGCTGGAATTCATTGCCATGTGCGGACATGCCATCCAGCGGAGAGTCGGGCTTTTCTCAAGCATCAGCAGGCTGGTCGTAGTGAACCATTCGTATTGGCTGGGGATGGGGCAAGCACCCCTCCAACTGTCTCCATTGCCCAATGTTTATTCTGTCCTAGAACTTCCCGCACAGGTGCTGGACTTCATTGCCATATGCGGAAATGCCACGCAGCAGAGCTATTGGCGTCTGAACAACAAAGGGTAAGGTGCCGTGCCAGTAAGTTGCCAAAGCTGCTGGGTTGCCGCTCTTGTGAAATGGTCTTCAAGAGTACAGCCATGCTGTACTTGCACAGGAAGGAGATGCACAGCAGGGAGACGGCCCCAAGGAGCGAGAGAATTCCGGTCATTCCCAAACGTCGGAAGCAGGAGACGTATCCATGTCAGGTCTGCGGTAGAGTCTTCCTGCATCATCTGTCTCTTAGGGCCCATTCCAAACAGCACTCGGCCTCGGATGTCACCGCAATCCCCAAGCAGGGCCGCTCTGCCGAGGCCAATGCCAGACAATCCAAATACACTGAAAGGCAACCAAAAAATCTCCACCATGCACTTTTGACTAAAGGAAAATCTGGAAGGAAAACTGAGACATTGGATGAGGAGACGGCTCTGAGGAGCTCAAGGAATGGATGTAAGGTAGAAGAGGAAGTGGAGAGTGACTTCCCGTGTCCCTCGTGTGCCAAGGTTTTTTCCCTTCAGTCAGAGCTCAGAAACCACGCAGAGCTTCATCAGTCAACTGCACACTGGAGACAGTGCAGTGTTTGCCTTCAGGAGATGGACACCTCTAAAGGGTTAGGTTCTAAGAAACGTAGGCTTTACCATTGTGTTCCCTGTCAGCAGACCTTCCCAGCGTTGGACACCTTTCTGAAACACTGCCAGGATCACCTacgggtcagggtggaggaggacaaTATTGCTGAGGCTtttggtttccatagcaacaaaAACAGAGATTAA